The Salminus brasiliensis chromosome 3, fSalBra1.hap2, whole genome shotgun sequence genome contains a region encoding:
- the LOC140551055 gene encoding ribosomal protein S6 kinase alpha-3-like has protein sequence METKKALRSLGFQVVRKIGEGSFGKVMLATSKKYPDQVAVKTTDLKLMKPGFVSKFLPRELAVLRKVQHPHIVQVHDILELSNRHVFIVMEAAATDLCHMIQELHHIPIDQAKRWFSQLVSAVVYLHQQNIVHRDLKCSNVLLTADDRIKLTDFSLVRISRGFPDLSETYCGTPHYAAPEVLLHEPYDPKRSDVWSLGVILYTMVTGSLPFDSNNLKRLPHLQKQPLKYPDGVTVDEPCKNFISYMLKFHYYLRPSVAEVAQHQWLQLPEDREKIDTEKALRSLGFEVLGNIQEGSFGKIKLATSKKHPKQVAIKIVDRILMEPDLETKFLPRELDILKTVMHPHIVQVHDIFEMPNHLVFIVMEAAATDLHQKIQELHHIPVDQAKKWFSQLVSAVDYLHEQDIVHRDLTCSNVLLTADGQIKLTGFRFGRISKGSPEESKTYCCTSYYTAPEVLLATPYEPKKSDVWSLGVILYVMLTGSRPYDHTDLKELPNLQQRPLNYPEGMAVEESCQDLIAYMLQFRPFFRPSVTQVAQHPWLQSSQEHEMSETADSSVAEAKSAPQESVFGFPERLCDESCKEIQQQQQNTIKHLEKIRVIGRFVVEAVDEDGEPSSHGDTSPLQEDDSSRAGASLTCRSVEAVEEEHGCFCCSPFCAAVKRAAKAYVVAPIIRASHSLRGKVKKFFISAVHNSSSSQQGAPHSAASTEAPACSGPEQRHPEEESSSSVDDQHGSQ, from the exons ATGGAAACCAAAAAAGCCTTGAGGAGCCTGGGCTTTCAGGTGGTTCGCAAAATCGGTGAAGGAAGTTTTGGAAAGGTGATGCTGGCCACGTCCAAGAAGTACCCCGACCAGGTGGCCGTTAAAACAACGGACCTCAAGTTGATGAAACCTGGTTTTGTTTCCAAATTTCTGCCCCGGGAACTCGCCGTTCTCCGAAAAGTACagcaccctcacattgttcagGTGCATGACATCCTTGAGTTGAGTAACAGGCACGTGTTCATCGTGATGGAGGCTGCCGCAACCGATCTCTGTCACATGATCcaggagctccaccacatccccatTGACCAGGCCAAAAGGTGGTTCTCCCAACTCGTCAGTGCCGTGgtctatctgcaccagcagaACATTGTCCATAGAGATCTGAAGTGCAGTAATgttctgctgactgctgatgaccgAATCAAACTGACCGACTTCAGTTTAGTTCGCATCTCAAGAGGCTTCCCTGACCTGAGCGAGACGTACTGTGGCACTCCTCACTACGCTGCTCCTGAGGTGCTTCTGCATGAGCCCTACGACCCGAAGAGGAGTGATGTGTGGAGCCTGGGTGTGATCTTGTACACCATGGTCACTGGGTCCCTGCCCTTCGACAGCAACAATCTGAAAAGGCTCCCGCATCTCCAGAAGCAACCCTTGAAGTATCCAGATGGTGTCACAGTGGATGAGCCCTGTAAGAACTTCATCTCCTACATGCTGAAGTTCCATTATTACCTTCGGCCTTCGGTGGCAGAGGTGGCACAGCACCAGTGGCTGCAGTTACCTGAAGACCG GGAGAAAAtagacactgaaaaagcccTGAGAAGCTTGGGCTTTGAGGTGCTGGGCAACATCCAGGAAGGCAGCTTTGGgaaaattaagctggccacatcCAAGAAGCACCCCAAGCAGGTGGCCATTAAAATAGTGGACCGTATATTGATGGAACCTGATTTGGAGACCAAATTTCTGCCCCGGGAACTGGACATCCTGAAAACAGTGATGCACCCTCACATCGTTCAGGTGCATGACATTTTTGAGATGCCTAACCATCTGGTGTTCATCGTGATGGAGGCTGCAGCCACGGATCTCCATCAAAAGATCcaggagctccaccacatccccgTCGATCAGgccaaaaagtggttctcccAGCTTGTCAGCGCTGTGGACTATCTGCACGAGCAGGACATTGTCCATCGAGATCTCACCTGCAGTAATGTCCTGCTGACTGCTGACGGTCAAATCAAACTGACCGGCTTCAGGTTTGGACGCATTTCAAAAGGCTCCCCTGAAGAAAGTAAGACGTACTGCTGCACTTCTTACTACACTGCTCCTGAGGTGCTTTTGGCTACGCCCTACGAGCCGAAGAAGAGCGATGTGTGGAGCCTGGGCGTGATCCTGTACGTCATGCTCACTGGGTCCAGGCCGTATGACCACACGGATTTGAAAGAGCTCCCAAATCTCCAGCAGCGACCCTTGAACTATCCGGAAGGGATGGCGGTGGAGGAGTCCTGTCAGGACCTGATCGCCTACATGCTGCAGTTCCGTCCTTTCTTTCGGCCTTCGGTAACACAGGTGGCACAGCATCCTTGGCTGCAGTCGAGTCAAGAACA TGAAATGAGTGAGACTGCAGACTCATCTGTGGCTGAGGCTAAAAGCGCTCCACAGGAGAGTGTGTTCGGGTTTCCAGAGAGACTCTGTGATGAGAGCTGTAAGGagatccagcagcagcagcagaacaccATTAAGCATTTGGAGAAAATacg agttataggcagGTTTGTGGTGGAAGCCGTTGACGAGGACGGGGAACCCAGTTCTCATGGAGACACCAGCCCACTCCAGGAAGACGACAGCAGTAGAGCTGGGGCAAGTCTAACTTGCCGAAGTGTGGAGGCTGTGGAGGAGGAGCACGGCTGCTTCTGCTGCAGTCCtttttgtgctgcagttaaaagggcagctaaaGCTTATGTTGTCGCACCGATTATCAGAGCCTCCCATTCACTTCGAGGGAAGGTGAAGAAGTTCTTCATCTCTGCGGTGCacaactcctcctcttcccagcAGGGGGCTCCACATTCTGCTGCCTCCACAGAAGCTCCTGCCTGTTCCGGTCCTGAACAGAGAC atcctgaagaagagaGTTCATCCTCTGTAGACGACCAGCACGGCTCCCAGTAA